From Alcaligenes faecalis, the proteins below share one genomic window:
- the prmB gene encoding 50S ribosomal protein L3 N(5)-glutamine methyltransferase: MLSPCIDSSSLLEAQQELRTVRDLLRWSVSQFNRCQLAFGHGSDNAWDEAAYLLLHTLHLPLDTLDPYLDATVLESERAAYLALVARRCNERVPAAYLTGEAWLQGHRFRVTADTIVPRSPIAELLAEQLQPWIADPDAIYNALDLCTGSGCLAILTALAFPQAQVDAVDLSDAALEVAQSNIDAFELNDRMSLYKSDLLDQLPPTAYDLIICNPPYVNEQSMQNLPKEYQHEPQLALAGGDDGMDLVRRILEAAPNFLSPEGVLVLEIGNEYDNFVAAFPELEPIWLSTETAEDQILLLSREQLAL, encoded by the coding sequence TTGTTAAGCCCTTGCATCGATAGTTCCTCCCTGCTGGAAGCCCAGCAGGAACTGCGCACCGTGCGCGACTTGTTGCGCTGGTCCGTCAGCCAGTTCAACCGCTGTCAGCTGGCCTTTGGCCACGGCAGTGACAATGCCTGGGACGAGGCCGCGTATCTGCTGCTGCACACCCTGCATCTGCCCCTGGACACACTGGACCCGTATCTGGACGCCACCGTGCTGGAGTCCGAGCGCGCCGCCTATCTGGCCCTGGTCGCACGCCGCTGCAACGAACGCGTGCCCGCCGCCTACCTGACCGGTGAAGCCTGGCTGCAAGGCCATCGCTTCCGCGTCACCGCCGATACCATCGTGCCGCGCTCTCCCATTGCGGAGCTGTTGGCTGAACAGCTGCAACCCTGGATTGCCGACCCGGACGCCATCTACAACGCCCTGGATTTGTGCACCGGCTCGGGCTGCCTGGCTATCTTGACGGCCCTGGCCTTCCCGCAAGCGCAAGTCGATGCCGTGGATCTGTCCGACGCCGCGCTGGAAGTGGCGCAGTCAAATATCGATGCCTTTGAGCTGAACGATCGCATGAGTCTGTACAAGAGCGATCTGCTGGATCAATTGCCGCCCACCGCCTACGACCTGATCATTTGCAACCCACCGTATGTGAATGAGCAGTCCATGCAGAACCTGCCCAAGGAATACCAGCACGAGCCACAACTGGCCCTGGCTGGCGGTGACGACGGCATGGACCTGGTGCGTCGCATTCTGGAAGCAGCCCCCAACTTCCTGTCGCCCGAAGGCGTGCTGGTGTTGGAAATCGGCAATGAGTACGACAATTTCGTCGCTGCTTTCCCAGAGCTGGAGCCTATCTGGCTAAGTACGGAAACTGCTGAAGACCAGATTCTCTTGCTAAGCCGGGAGCAACTGGCTCTGTGA
- the dapE gene encoding succinyl-diaminopimelate desuccinylase: MSTDNSVLDTLKALIARPSVTPEDAHCQQWLGARLEQAGFSLEHLPSGPVSNLWARRGTEAPLFVFAGHTDVVPTGPEAAWDSPPFEPTVRDGQLYGRGAADMKASIAAFIHAVEEFTQAHPEHKGSIALLLTSDEEGPATDGTVHVCRVLKERGEQLDYCIVGEPTCSRQLGDTIKNGRRGSLSGHLIVKGRQGHVAYPQLAINPLHVFAPVLHELTDRMWDAGNIDFPPTSFQISNIHAGTGAGNVIPGQLDVHFNFRFSTEQTPAGLQAEVESILRRHGVDFQLEWTVGGEPFLTEAGPLSQALAKAIETETGVETDLSTTGGTSDGRFIAKICPQVVEFGPLNASIHQINEHVSVADLEPLKNIYRRTLESLLC, from the coding sequence ATGAGCACTGACAATTCTGTACTAGACACCCTAAAAGCCCTGATTGCCCGCCCCTCGGTTACCCCCGAGGATGCCCACTGCCAGCAATGGCTGGGCGCAAGGCTGGAGCAAGCGGGCTTTAGCCTGGAACATCTGCCCAGCGGCCCGGTGTCCAACCTGTGGGCCCGCCGTGGCACCGAAGCGCCCTTGTTTGTTTTTGCCGGACACACGGATGTGGTGCCTACCGGGCCGGAAGCAGCTTGGGACTCGCCCCCGTTTGAACCTACCGTGCGCGACGGGCAACTGTATGGCCGTGGCGCTGCGGATATGAAGGCCTCGATTGCGGCCTTCATTCACGCGGTTGAGGAATTTACCCAGGCCCATCCTGAGCACAAAGGCTCGATTGCCCTGCTGCTGACTTCGGATGAGGAAGGCCCCGCAACCGACGGCACCGTGCATGTGTGCCGTGTCCTGAAAGAGCGTGGCGAACAACTGGACTATTGCATCGTGGGCGAGCCCACCTGCTCGCGCCAATTGGGTGACACCATTAAAAATGGCCGTCGCGGCTCCTTGTCCGGTCACCTGATCGTGAAGGGTCGCCAAGGCCACGTGGCGTACCCGCAATTAGCCATCAACCCGCTGCATGTGTTCGCCCCTGTACTGCACGAACTGACAGACCGCATGTGGGACGCCGGCAATATCGACTTCCCACCCACCAGCTTTCAGATCTCCAATATCCATGCCGGTACCGGCGCGGGTAATGTGATCCCCGGTCAGCTGGATGTGCATTTCAACTTCCGTTTCTCCACCGAGCAAACACCGGCCGGTCTGCAAGCCGAAGTGGAATCCATTCTGCGCCGCCATGGCGTGGACTTCCAACTGGAATGGACGGTAGGTGGCGAGCCCTTTCTGACCGAGGCCGGCCCGCTGAGCCAGGCTCTTGCCAAGGCCATTGAAACCGAAACCGGCGTGGAAACCGATCTGTCCACGACAGGCGGCACCTCGGATGGTCGCTTTATCGCTAAAATCTGCCCTCAAGTGGTCGAATTTGGCCCGCTCAACGCCAGCATCCATCAAATCAACGAACACGTTTCCGTTGCTGATCTTGAGCCCCTTAAAAACATTTATCGCCGTACATTGGAATCCCTGCTTTGTTAA
- the dapD gene encoding 2,3,4,5-tetrahydropyridine-2,6-dicarboxylate N-succinyltransferase, producing MSDLQSLIESAWEQRASLSPQKHSIELRTAIHTVIEKLDYGSLRVAEKIDGQWQVNDWVKKAILLSFRINENRVMASEPAPFYDKVPLKFEQHDQAAFAQAGFRAVPGAVVRQGAYVAPDVVLMPSFVNIGAYVGEGTMVDTWATVGSCAQIGKHVHLSGGVGIGGVLEPLQANPTIIEDNCFIGARSEVVEGVIVEENSVLAMGVFLSQSTKIYERETGKIYQGRVPAGSVVVPGSLPSADGLYSLACAIIVKRVDARTRAKTSINDLLRA from the coding sequence ATGAGCGACCTCCAAAGTCTGATCGAATCGGCGTGGGAACAACGAGCTTCCCTCTCCCCCCAAAAACACAGCATTGAACTGCGCACGGCCATCCATACCGTGATCGAAAAGCTGGATTACGGTTCCCTGCGCGTGGCGGAAAAGATCGACGGACAGTGGCAGGTCAATGACTGGGTCAAGAAAGCGATTCTCCTGTCTTTCAGGATCAACGAGAACCGTGTCATGGCCAGCGAACCCGCTCCCTTCTATGACAAGGTGCCGCTGAAATTCGAGCAGCACGACCAGGCCGCCTTTGCCCAGGCAGGCTTTCGTGCCGTTCCCGGTGCCGTGGTGCGCCAAGGCGCTTATGTGGCTCCCGATGTCGTGCTGATGCCCTCGTTTGTGAACATTGGCGCGTATGTCGGTGAAGGCACCATGGTCGATACCTGGGCCACCGTCGGTTCCTGCGCCCAAATCGGCAAGCATGTTCACCTGTCAGGCGGCGTCGGTATTGGCGGGGTATTGGAACCTCTGCAAGCCAACCCCACTATCATTGAGGACAACTGTTTTATCGGTGCCCGTTCCGAAGTGGTGGAAGGGGTCATCGTGGAAGAGAACTCGGTGCTGGCCATGGGCGTATTCCTGTCGCAAAGCACCAAGATTTACGAGCGCGAAACGGGCAAGATTTACCAAGGCCGTGTCCCTGCCGGTTCGGTAGTGGTCCCTGGTTCCCTGCCTTCGGCCGATGGGCTGTACAGCCTGGCCTGCGCCATCATCGTCAAGCGTGTGGATGCCCGTACCCGCGCCAAGACCAGTATTAATGATTTACTTCGCGCCTGA
- a CDS encoding membrane protein, whose amino-acid sequence MATTQFGSDAGLGTQAVAESSHSAVSWGAVIGGAVIAAALTVTLLVGGTGLGFMAISPWGNEGASGTTMAIGTIVWLFVTQIIAYGIAGYVTGRLRTNWTGVHGDEVHFRDTAHGFLVWAVSAVVSVFLLGSGVASLVSGTAQAGANLAGAGVGAASAVVGQAGKDQAQGPGLGYFTDTLLRPADPANAPAQAGNPEREVSRILARSLKEGEVSQQDQDYLLRLVANRTGLTPEQAKDRLDSVQKQAKETAEKLEQQAREAADTARKAAAAFALWAFASLLVGAFVASLAATIGGRARITR is encoded by the coding sequence ATGGCTACGACGCAATTTGGTTCGGATGCAGGTTTGGGTACGCAGGCCGTCGCGGAATCGTCGCATTCCGCTGTGTCTTGGGGCGCAGTCATCGGGGGCGCGGTTATTGCCGCTGCCTTGACGGTGACCTTGCTGGTAGGCGGGACAGGCCTGGGTTTCATGGCGATCTCTCCCTGGGGCAATGAAGGGGCCTCGGGTACCACCATGGCTATCGGCACGATTGTCTGGCTGTTTGTCACACAGATCATCGCTTACGGCATTGCAGGTTATGTCACTGGGCGTCTGCGTACAAACTGGACCGGTGTGCATGGCGACGAAGTTCATTTCCGCGATACGGCACATGGTTTTCTGGTGTGGGCTGTCAGTGCGGTTGTCAGTGTGTTCTTGCTGGGCTCGGGTGTCGCCTCCCTGGTGTCGGGTACGGCACAGGCCGGGGCGAATCTGGCTGGGGCAGGCGTTGGCGCCGCGTCGGCGGTTGTGGGGCAGGCTGGCAAAGATCAAGCCCAGGGTCCAGGTTTGGGCTACTTCACCGATACCTTGCTGCGTCCGGCCGATCCAGCCAACGCACCTGCACAGGCTGGCAACCCTGAGCGTGAAGTCAGCCGCATTCTGGCGCGCAGCCTGAAAGAAGGCGAGGTGTCCCAGCAGGATCAGGATTACTTGCTGCGCCTGGTGGCCAACCGTACCGGTCTGACTCCGGAGCAGGCCAAGGATCGTCTGGACTCCGTACAGAAGCAAGCCAAGGAAACAGCCGAGAAGCTGGAACAACAAGCACGTGAAGCGGCAGACACCGCTCGCAAGGCAGCCGCTGCTTTCGCGCTGTGGGCATTTGCATCCTTGCTGGTCGGTGCTTTTGTAGCCAGCCTGGCGGCCACGATTGGCGGACGGGCGCGTATCACGCGTTAA
- a CDS encoding AraC family transcriptional regulator yields MHNVRLDSVDATPRPLLAIGTDYAPGTLLDFHVHRRAQMLYAMTGLMEVETDDGAWVIPPYSGVWIPAGKRHRVRMHSASTRSLYIEPEAAPRHSTHCEVLVITPLLHHLLLASLALPALYEENGRDGALAQLLLHEVGLADTMPLFAPIPQDPSLATLCKAFLIQPNIQSTPEHWAEQLNKSLRSFTRLFRQQTGMSFSEWRQQACLLSALTKLSAGQSVTQIAMDLGYDSSSAFSTMFRRRLGQAPSSFIRIP; encoded by the coding sequence ATGCACAATGTACGACTGGACAGCGTGGATGCCACCCCCCGCCCCTTGCTGGCGATTGGCACAGACTACGCCCCGGGCACCCTGCTGGACTTTCATGTGCACCGGCGGGCGCAAATGCTCTATGCCATGACAGGTCTGATGGAAGTAGAAACTGACGATGGCGCCTGGGTTATCCCGCCCTATAGCGGTGTGTGGATTCCGGCCGGCAAGCGCCATCGCGTGCGCATGCACAGCGCCAGTACGCGCAGTCTATATATAGAGCCAGAGGCCGCCCCCCGCCACAGCACCCATTGCGAGGTGCTGGTGATTACGCCCTTGCTGCATCATTTGCTGCTGGCCTCCCTGGCCTTGCCCGCCTTGTACGAGGAAAATGGCCGCGACGGCGCCTTGGCTCAACTGCTCTTGCATGAAGTTGGTCTGGCAGACACCATGCCGCTCTTTGCCCCTATCCCTCAAGACCCATCCTTGGCCACGCTCTGCAAAGCGTTCCTGATTCAGCCCAATATCCAGAGCACGCCAGAACACTGGGCCGAGCAATTGAACAAAAGTTTGCGCAGCTTCACGCGCCTGTTCCGGCAGCAAACCGGCATGAGCTTTAGCGAATGGCGGCAACAAGCCTGCTTGCTGTCCGCTTTGACCAAGCTGTCTGCCGGTCAGTCAGTCACACAGATTGCGATGGACCTGGGCTATGACAGCTCCAGTGCCTTTTCCACCATGTTCCGTCGCCGTTTAGGACAGGCTCCCAGCAGCTTTATTCGTATTCCCTGA